From Granulicella sp. WH15, the proteins below share one genomic window:
- the secY gene encoding preprotein translocase subunit SecY — protein MFEKILNIFRIPDLRKRVFFTLGLLAVYRLGAHIPTPGINAEMLAQFFNANSGSALGLVDLFSGGNLRKLTIFALGIMPYITASIIFQLLTVIYEPLAKLQKEGELGRRKITQWTRYVTVLLAIVQSFAIALTLTSTSTGAPMVTISKFAFIPMCVLTLTTGTAFIMWLGEQITERGIGNGMSLLIFTGIVVGLPKGIDELYQKASTNAWGAFTPIAIVILIAMMIAVVAFIIFVERSERRIPVQYAKRIVGRKMMGGQSTHLPLKVNSGGVMPVIFASSILSAPLLFSGMSFFGSEKLSDTKFFGPILRSIAPGEPLYELAYMAAIIFFAYFYISIVFRPDDIADNMRKYGGFIPGIRPGKRTSDFINDVLTRITLVGAIYLIIISLVPTFLISGIHFNHLPLIGGVFDHFPTWVTNGLGVNFYFGGTSLLIVVGVAMDTVQQIESQLIMRHYDGFSPKSGRIKGRRSW, from the coding sequence CGCGTCTTCTTTACGCTGGGCCTGCTGGCCGTCTACCGTTTGGGTGCGCACATCCCGACCCCCGGTATCAACGCGGAGATGCTGGCACAGTTCTTCAATGCGAACTCCGGCTCGGCACTGGGCCTGGTCGACCTGTTCTCAGGCGGAAACCTGCGCAAGCTGACGATCTTCGCGCTGGGCATCATGCCGTATATCACGGCGTCGATCATCTTCCAGTTGCTCACGGTCATCTATGAGCCGTTGGCGAAGCTCCAGAAGGAAGGCGAACTGGGCCGCCGCAAGATCACCCAGTGGACCCGCTACGTCACAGTGCTGTTGGCCATTGTGCAGTCGTTCGCGATTGCTCTGACCCTGACCAGCACCTCGACCGGCGCGCCGATGGTGACGATCTCGAAGTTTGCCTTCATCCCGATGTGCGTGCTGACCCTGACGACCGGCACGGCGTTCATCATGTGGCTGGGCGAGCAGATCACCGAGCGCGGTATCGGCAACGGTATGTCGCTGCTGATCTTTACGGGTATCGTGGTCGGTCTGCCCAAGGGCATCGACGAGCTTTACCAGAAGGCAAGCACCAACGCCTGGGGCGCGTTTACCCCTATCGCCATCGTGATCCTGATTGCGATGATGATTGCTGTTGTGGCCTTCATCATCTTCGTCGAGCGCTCGGAGCGCCGGATTCCGGTGCAGTATGCCAAGCGCATCGTCGGCCGCAAGATGATGGGCGGGCAGTCGACGCATCTGCCGCTGAAGGTGAACTCGGGCGGCGTGATGCCGGTCATCTTCGCCAGCTCGATCCTCTCGGCTCCGCTGCTCTTCTCGGGCATGAGCTTCTTCGGCTCCGAGAAGCTCTCGGACACGAAGTTCTTCGGTCCCATCCTGCGCTCGATTGCGCCGGGTGAGCCGCTCTACGAGCTGGCCTACATGGCGGCGATCATCTTCTTTGCCTACTTCTACATCTCGATCGTCTTCCGTCCGGACGACATCGCGGACAACATGCGGAAGTACGGTGGCTTCATCCCGGGCATCCGGCCGGGCAAGCGCACCTCGGACTTCATCAACGATGTTCTGACGCGCATCACGCTGGTCGGGGCGATCTACCTCATCATCATCTCGCTGGTGCCGACGTTCCTCATCAGCGGTATTCACTTCAACCACCTGCCCCTGATCGGCGGCGTCTTCGACCACTTCCCAACCTGGGTTACGAACGGTCTGGGAGTCAACTTCTACTTCGGCGGTACCTCGCTCCTGATCGTCGTCGGTGTAGCGATGGATACGGTGCAGCAGATCGAATCGCAGTTGATTATGCGGCACTACGACGGCTTCAGCCCCAAGTCGGGTCGCATCAAGGGACGGCGTAGCTGGTAA
- a CDS encoding adenylate kinase encodes MLLLGAPGVGKGTQAKVLMAEFAIPQISTGDLLRQHRREHTPLGMMADELMQQGKLVPDDLVNQMVAERLAQADCDRGYILDGFPRTLAQAAWLDDYLERTESAWPVVVISIRVPYDDLLQRITGRRICPDGHIYNIYTQPPRVEGICDVDGKALTQRNDDTEAAFEQRMKEFHELTAPVVPHYQGQGRFAEVDGLRSVDEVTEAIRTELERLRAQASESIETAGNR; translated from the coding sequence GTGCTGCTGCTGGGGGCTCCGGGTGTCGGCAAGGGAACGCAGGCCAAGGTCCTGATGGCCGAGTTTGCGATTCCGCAGATCTCGACCGGCGACCTGTTGCGCCAGCATCGGCGCGAGCATACGCCGCTCGGCATGATGGCCGATGAGCTGATGCAGCAGGGCAAGCTGGTTCCGGACGACTTGGTGAACCAGATGGTGGCCGAGCGGCTGGCGCAAGCGGATTGCGACCGTGGGTATATTCTCGACGGCTTTCCCCGGACGCTGGCGCAGGCGGCGTGGCTGGACGATTACCTGGAGCGGACGGAGTCGGCGTGGCCCGTGGTGGTCATCAGCATAAGGGTGCCGTATGACGACCTTCTGCAACGAATCACCGGGCGGCGCATCTGTCCTGATGGGCATATTTACAACATTTACACGCAGCCGCCCCGGGTTGAGGGGATCTGCGATGTGGATGGCAAGGCGCTGACGCAGCGGAACGACGATACCGAGGCCGCGTTCGAGCAGCGGATGAAGGAGTTCCACGAACTGACCGCCCCGGTGGTGCCGCACTACCAGGGCCAGGGCCGGTTTGCCGAGGTGGATGGGCTTAGGTCGGTAGACGAGGTGACCGAGGCGATCCGCACGGAGCTGGAGCGGCTGCGGGCGCAGGCGAGTGAATCTATAGAGACGGCAGGGAATCGGTAG
- the map gene encoding type I methionyl aminopeptidase, whose amino-acid sequence MAIMIKTTAEIEKMRRSGILLRQVHDAIAPLVVPGATTMDLEEAACRKIEELGAIPAFKGYHGFPAALCTSVNNQVVHGIPNAKTVLKDGDIVSIDCGVILDGYYSDAAVTYPVGKVSEQTTKLLEVTKQSLELAIKQAVVGGRLGDISAAVQEHCEAAGFGVVREFVGHGIGKAMHEDPQVPNYGAKGKGPRLKAGMVLAIEPMINAGGPEVKVLKDGWTAVTIDGGYSAHFEHTVAITKDGPYVLTR is encoded by the coding sequence ATGGCGATCATGATTAAAACGACGGCGGAGATTGAGAAGATGCGGCGGTCCGGCATCCTGCTGCGCCAGGTGCATGACGCAATTGCGCCGCTGGTGGTCCCAGGCGCGACCACAATGGATCTCGAAGAGGCTGCGTGCCGCAAGATCGAGGAGCTGGGAGCGATTCCGGCGTTCAAGGGATACCACGGGTTTCCCGCGGCGCTGTGCACCTCGGTGAACAACCAGGTGGTGCATGGGATTCCCAATGCGAAGACCGTCCTGAAGGATGGGGATATCGTTTCGATCGACTGCGGCGTGATTCTGGATGGCTATTACTCCGACGCGGCGGTTACTTACCCGGTGGGTAAGGTCTCGGAGCAGACGACGAAGTTGCTTGAGGTGACGAAGCAGTCGCTGGAACTGGCGATCAAGCAGGCGGTGGTCGGTGGTCGGCTGGGGGATATCTCGGCGGCGGTGCAGGAGCACTGCGAGGCTGCGGGGTTTGGCGTGGTGCGGGAGTTTGTGGGGCATGGGATCGGTAAGGCGATGCACGAGGACCCGCAGGTGCCGAACTACGGTGCCAAGGGCAAGGGGCCGCGCCTGAAGGCGGGCATGGTGTTGGCGATTGAGCCGATGATTAATGCCGGTGGGCCTGAGGTGAAGGTGCTGAAGGATGGCTGGACAGCGGTGACGATCGACGGTGGGTACAGCGCGCACTTTGAGCACACGGTGGCGATCACCAAAGACGGCCCGTACGTTCTCACGCGCTAG
- a CDS encoding alpha/beta hydrolase gives MVFLRLVIAASCAFACGTGYAQSSDVPLTPRDAPAKSLPVPTDVSPEMQRLIAAPLRTDWDAQWKTGEEARKAADAAAAKAIPNLAAMRERLHVTVKPQVIDGVRVFVVTPDTIAPEHRDKLLVHVHGGCYVLSPGEAATSEAIIMAGLGHFKVISVDYRMPPEAYFPGALDDAMKVYQAALKMTAPKNVGVFGTSAGGALTLEMMLEAKAMGLPMPGAISSGTPMSDVTKVGDSFYTNEKVDNVLVSRDGFCDAAVKIYAHGHDLRDPLLSPVYGDMHGFPPAILTTGTRDLLLSNTVRVHRKLRQAGVEAELEVFEGQSHAQYGSNDRVPETKEAFGEITAFFDKHLGH, from the coding sequence ATGGTATTTCTACGACTTGTTATTGCCGCCTCGTGTGCCTTCGCCTGCGGCACGGGATACGCGCAGAGTTCCGATGTTCCGCTGACTCCGCGCGATGCTCCAGCGAAGAGCCTGCCTGTACCTACAGACGTCAGCCCTGAGATGCAGAGGCTGATCGCCGCACCGCTCCGCACGGACTGGGACGCGCAGTGGAAGACCGGTGAAGAGGCGCGCAAGGCAGCCGATGCCGCCGCCGCTAAGGCTATTCCGAACCTTGCCGCAATGCGCGAACGCCTGCACGTCACGGTCAAGCCGCAGGTGATCGACGGCGTACGGGTCTTTGTCGTGACGCCCGATACCATTGCCCCCGAACATCGCGACAAGCTGCTGGTTCACGTCCATGGCGGCTGTTATGTGCTCTCGCCCGGCGAGGCGGCAACGTCGGAGGCGATCATCATGGCGGGTCTGGGGCACTTCAAGGTGATCTCGGTCGACTACCGCATGCCGCCCGAGGCGTACTTTCCCGGTGCGCTGGACGATGCGATGAAGGTCTATCAGGCCGCGCTCAAGATGACTGCGCCGAAGAATGTCGGAGTCTTCGGCACCTCGGCCGGCGGCGCTCTGACGCTCGAGATGATGCTCGAGGCGAAGGCGATGGGGCTGCCGATGCCGGGTGCGATCTCCTCCGGAACGCCGATGTCCGACGTGACGAAGGTGGGCGATTCGTTCTATACCAATGAGAAGGTCGACAACGTGCTGGTCTCGCGGGATGGATTCTGCGATGCGGCGGTCAAGATCTACGCCCATGGGCACGACCTCAGGGACCCGCTGCTCTCGCCCGTCTACGGCGATATGCATGGTTTCCCTCCAGCGATTCTGACTACCGGCACCCGTGACCTGCTACTCAGCAACACCGTCCGGGTCCACCGCAAGCTGCGCCAGGCTGGAGTGGAGGCGGAGCTGGAGGTCTTTGAGGGGCAGTCACATGCCCAGTACGGCTCGAATGATCG